The following are encoded in a window of Triticum dicoccoides isolate Atlit2015 ecotype Zavitan unplaced genomic scaffold, WEW_v2.0 scaffold142326, whole genome shotgun sequence genomic DNA:
- the LOC119343828 gene encoding putative disease resistance RPP13-like protein 1 produces STRNPNERDWENVLHKDFGWKEEDGPGEKLNYSVSLSYDDLSPELKQCFLYYSLLPKGSGFKKNRIISMWICEGFVQHDGRSESDQVDLEQIGDDYHRELVARNLLEPDDSNNNIWEYTLHDVVRSFAQFMAKEEVLVVHKDQVDIRNLLSENKNLCRLSIKSTHSELEWTILEKQERLRTLLLVDCKIKPGGSLANFASLRVLHISSEESDWLVDTLCNLKHLRYLSFSNTNISRLPDDIHTMRFLQHIQLWRCTKLDKLPDSITKLAFLRCLDLRWSSVDVIPRGFGGLTGLRSLYGFPVKMDGEWCSLEELEALSHLRSLGVQSLENVPGSTVAKSAQISNKKSLEFLELSCYKDEKEEEDQVHQIGVEQQERIESVFHELCPSPARLETLRIQRYFGRRLPNWLQSPAATTFKSLKHIVLEHITCCTRLPDGLCRMRSLETLWIGHAPAVEHVGPEFQTHDAARGDGGVAFSSLRELMLSGLSGLNVWDWEDEEEQNKVIAMPALELLGIVDCKLTHLPPGLASDRRYNLRTIVLDNLTLLEYVENFPSVVELRVYHCPELKRMSGLAKLRTVDIYDCPKLKLLEGVPVLDSLELDEEHWEVSGPDARCTRKGKGYQAGRLPQELVISHNQVTDVGPIY; encoded by the exons TGATGATTTATCTCCAGAGTTGAAGCAATGCTTTCTCTACTACTCACTTCTCCCAAAGGGTTCAGGTTTTAAGAAGAACAGAATTATTAGCATGTGGATCTGTGAAGGGTTTGTTCAGCACGATGGGAGGTCGGAGTCAGATCAGGTCGATCTAGAACAAATAGGGGATGATTATCATCGAGAGTTGGTGGCTAGGAATCTTTTGGAGCCCGATGATTCAAATAATAACATATGGGAGTACACCTTGCATGATGTTGTCCGCTCGTTTGCTCAATTTATGGCTAAAGAAGAAGTGTTAGTGGTTCACAAGGATCAAGTTGACATTAGAAATCTTCTTTCAGAAAACAAAAATCTCTGCCGTCTCTCAATAAAATCAACTCATTCAGAACTAGAGTGGACTATCCTAGAGAAGCAAGAAAGATTGAGGACATTATTATTGGTAGACTGTAAGATTAAACCTGGTGGTTCATTGGCAAATTTTGCTAGTCTAAGGGTACTGCATATTAGCTCTGAGGAATCTGATTGGTTAGTAGACACTTTGTGTAATTTGAAACACCTAAGATACTTGTCATTCTCCAATACAAACATATCTAGACTTCCAGATGACATCCATACGATGAGGTTCCTTCAACACATTCAGCTCTGGAGATGTACAAAGTTGGACAAGCTTCCAGACAGCATCACAAAACTAGCGTTTTTAAGATGTCTTGACTTACGTTGGTCCAGTGTAGATGTTATACCAAGAGGATTTGGTGGTTTAACAGGTTTGAGATCCCTTTATGGGTTTCCAGTAAAGATGGATGGGGAGTGGTGCAGTTTAGAAGAGTTGGAGGCTCTTTCACATCTTAGAAGTCTTGGAGTCCAAAGTCTAGAAAATGTGCCTGGTAGTACAGTTGCTAAAAGTGCCCAGATCAGCAACAAGAAGAgcctagaatttttggagttaagttGCTACAAGGATGAGAAAGAGGAGGAAGATCAAGTGCACCAAATTGGGGTGGAGCAACAAGAGAGAATAGAGTCTGTATTTCATGAGCTCTGCCCTTCACCTGCTAGATTGGAGACACTGAGAATACAAAGATATTTTGGTCGTCGACTACCAAATTGGTTGCAGTCCCCAGCGGCAACAACCTTTAAGAGCTTGAAGCATATTGTCCTAGAGCACATAACCTGCTGCACCCGACTACCCGATGGTTTGTGCAGGATGCGCAGTTTGGAAACACTATGGATCGGGCATGCTCCAGCCGTCGAGCATGTCGGGCCTGAGTTCCAGACCCATGATGCAGCAAGGGGAGATGGAGGTGTCGCATTCTCAAGTCTGAGAGAATTGATGTTGAGTGGGCTGTCCGGATTGAATGTGTGGGACTGGGAGGATGAGGAGGAGCAGAACAAAGTCATAGCCATGCCAGCTCTAGAGCTTCTAGGAATCGTGGACTGCAAGCTGACACACCTTCCCCCAGGACTTGCTAGTGACCGCAGGTATAATCTGAGAACCATTGTGCTAGATAATCTCACGCTTCTAGAATATGTGGAGAACTTCCCTTCAGTTGTGGAGCTCAGAGTGTACCACTGCCCTGAGCTGAAGAGGATGAGCGGCCTCGCCAAGCTGCGGACGGTCGACATCTACGATTGCCCGAAGCTGAAGCTGCTGGAGGGTGTCCCGGTGCTGGACAGCCTTGAGCTGGATGAGGAACACTGGGAGGTTAGTGGACCAGATGCCAGGTGCACACGCAAGGGCAAGGGGTATCAAGCTGGACGGCTCCCACAAGAACTTGTCATAAGTCATAACCAG GTAACTGATGTGGGTCCCATCTATTAG